Proteins co-encoded in one Pseudanabaena sp. FACHB-2040 genomic window:
- the thrB gene encoding homoserine kinase, translating into MPNSVKVTVPATTANIGPGFDCLGAALTLYNQFQFTLLEAPAGTVKVDVTGTEAGRVTTDSSNLAYKAFVQAYEKLQQPVPALNIAIQLGVPLARGLGSSSTAIVGGLLGANHLAGQPFSPADLVALATEIEGHPDNVVPALVGGCQLAAASESGQWILSEVPWHPDIVPVVAIPDFELSTEAARSVLPQSYSRADAIFNMAHLGLLLRGLATGDGAWLREALCDRIHQPYRKALIPGYDKVTAAALAAGAHGLVISGAGPTLLALTPPDQAAAVQQTMQAAWTAAPAAVSVHILALDTAGARVEHL; encoded by the coding sequence TTGCCCAACTCTGTAAAGGTGACTGTTCCTGCAACCACAGCCAATATCGGCCCTGGGTTTGACTGTTTGGGAGCGGCGCTGACGCTCTATAACCAGTTTCAGTTCACACTCCTAGAGGCCCCTGCCGGCACTGTCAAAGTGGATGTGACAGGAACCGAAGCAGGACGGGTTACGACCGACAGCAGTAATTTGGCCTATAAAGCCTTTGTCCAAGCCTATGAAAAGCTGCAGCAGCCCGTTCCTGCCTTAAATATCGCGATTCAGCTAGGAGTGCCCTTGGCTCGGGGTTTGGGCAGTTCTTCTACGGCTATTGTAGGCGGATTGCTGGGGGCCAATCACTTAGCCGGACAGCCCTTCAGTCCGGCGGATCTAGTGGCATTGGCCACTGAGATCGAAGGCCATCCCGACAATGTTGTCCCGGCGTTGGTCGGCGGCTGCCAACTGGCTGCCGCCAGTGAGTCAGGTCAGTGGATTTTGAGTGAAGTGCCTTGGCACCCAGATATTGTGCCTGTAGTGGCAATCCCTGATTTTGAGCTGTCTACCGAAGCGGCTAGGAGCGTGTTGCCTCAGTCCTACAGTCGGGCAGACGCGATTTTTAACATGGCTCACTTGGGTTTATTGCTGCGGGGACTGGCAACAGGCGATGGGGCATGGTTGAGGGAGGCGCTGTGCGATCGCATCCACCAGCCCTACCGCAAGGCGCTCATTCCTGGCTATGACAAGGTAACGGCGGCAGCTCTAGCGGCAGGGGCTCACGGTCTGGTGATCAGCGGCGCAGGCCCAACCTTATTAGCTCTCACCCCCCCAGATCAAGCTGCAGCGGTTCAACAAACTATGCAGGCTGCGTGGACAGCGGCCCCTGCAGCGGTGAGCGTTCACATTCTGGCCTTAGATACTGCTGGGGCGCGGGTAGAACACCTTTGA
- a CDS encoding NAD(P)H-quinone oxidoreductase subunit 4 has product MISEQFPWLTALVLLPILAILPIPVLPDRNGQTLRWYALGIGFIEFALILYAFIRFYDLNTSGLQLVETYSWVPQIGLSWALAVDGLSMPLVVLSGLISALAILASWNITRRRRLYFSLLLLMLSAQVGVFLAQDMLLFFLMWELELVPVYLLISIWGGQKRLYAATKFILYTAIGSVFILVAALAMAFYGDQVTFNLSELALKDYSLTFQLLVYAALFIAFAVKLPVFPLHTWLPDAHSEAPAPVSMILAGVLLKMAGYGLIRMNIEMLPDAHIYFAPVLAVLGVINILYASLTALGQDNLKRRMAYSSVAHMGFVLIGCAAFTTLGMSGAVLQMISHGLIAAVMFFLSGVAYERTHTLDMNAMGGMARKMPTTFALFTAGSMASLALPGMSGFVSELAVFLGMATSDAYSSGFKAAVIILAAVGVVLSPIYLLSMLRRMFYGAPGEVLSKVTNIIDIRPREAFVALCLLVPIIGIGLYPKLATQIYDAKAVAVSARVQDTLLVAEQPTGLYAHVLTAPELTATNPEALASSVVD; this is encoded by the coding sequence ATGATTAGCGAACAGTTTCCGTGGCTAACGGCCCTTGTTCTACTGCCCATCCTGGCCATTCTGCCCATTCCAGTTCTGCCAGATCGGAACGGCCAAACACTTCGCTGGTATGCCCTAGGGATTGGCTTTATCGAATTCGCCCTCATTCTCTATGCATTTATCCGGTTCTACGATCTCAACACCAGCGGTCTGCAGCTAGTTGAAACCTACTCCTGGGTTCCCCAAATTGGTCTTAGCTGGGCGCTAGCGGTCGATGGTCTATCAATGCCCCTGGTTGTTCTCAGCGGCCTTATAAGCGCACTGGCCATTCTTGCCTCCTGGAACATTACCCGTAGGCGAAGACTCTACTTCAGCCTGCTGCTGCTCATGCTCAGTGCCCAGGTTGGCGTGTTTCTAGCCCAGGACATGCTCCTCTTCTTCCTAATGTGGGAGCTGGAACTGGTGCCAGTTTACCTACTGATTTCTATTTGGGGTGGTCAAAAACGCCTCTATGCCGCGACCAAATTTATCCTTTATACGGCGATTGGTTCCGTCTTCATTTTGGTGGCAGCCCTGGCAATGGCCTTTTACGGCGACCAGGTCACCTTTAACTTAAGTGAACTGGCGCTAAAAGACTATTCTTTAACCTTCCAGCTGCTGGTCTATGCCGCGCTGTTTATTGCATTTGCCGTCAAACTTCCAGTCTTTCCCCTGCACACTTGGCTGCCCGATGCCCATAGTGAAGCACCCGCTCCTGTATCCATGATTCTGGCCGGTGTGCTGCTGAAGATGGCTGGTTACGGCCTTATTCGCATGAATATCGAGATGCTGCCCGATGCCCATATCTACTTTGCCCCGGTGCTGGCAGTCTTGGGCGTCATCAACATTCTCTACGCTTCCCTCACGGCCCTGGGTCAAGATAATCTGAAGCGCCGGATGGCCTACTCCTCTGTAGCTCATATGGGGTTTGTGCTAATTGGCTGCGCTGCCTTTACAACCCTGGGCATGAGCGGCGCAGTGCTGCAGATGATTTCCCATGGTCTAATTGCGGCTGTGATGTTCTTCTTATCCGGGGTTGCCTACGAGCGCACCCATACCCTCGACATGAATGCAATGGGCGGCATGGCCCGCAAAATGCCAACCACATTTGCCCTGTTCACAGCAGGCTCAATGGCATCATTGGCCCTACCAGGCATGAGCGGTTTTGTCAGCGAGCTGGCTGTTTTCCTGGGAATGGCGACCAGCGATGCCTACAGCTCTGGCTTCAAGGCGGCCGTGATCATTCTGGCTGCTGTTGGAGTTGTGCTGTCACCCATTTACCTGCTGTCCATGCTGCGCCGGATGTTCTACGGTGCGCCGGGAGAAGTCCTCAGCAAAGTTACCAATATTATCGACATCCGGCCTCGTGAAGCATTTGTTGCGCTCTGTCTATTGGTCCCCATCATTGGGATTGGCCTCTATCCTAAGCTGGCAACCCAGATCTACGATGCCAAAGCCGTTGCGGTGTCTGCTCGGGTGCAAGATACCCTGCTGGTAGCAGAGCAACCCACCGGCCTCTATGCCCATGTCTTGACGGCTCCCGAACTGACAGCCACTAACCCCGAAGCTCTAGCAAGTTCAGTAGTTGACTAG
- a CDS encoding sulfite oxidase-like oxidoreductase, translated as MKFFNKPGPELADRVPPGQHLANGFPVLTYGETPQVATATWELKVWGLAAPKTLTWADFIALPQSDFTADFHCVTTWSKLDVKWQGTKVTDFMQAIEVDAKAAYVMLHCYGGYTTNLALPDFIREANFFAHTLAGEPLPAEHGGPLRLVVPHLYAWKSAKWINGLEFLEEQELGFWERNGYHERGEPWAEERYSSLY; from the coding sequence ATGAAATTCTTCAATAAGCCAGGACCCGAGTTGGCAGATCGAGTACCCCCTGGGCAGCACCTCGCAAACGGATTTCCGGTACTCACTTATGGAGAAACGCCTCAAGTTGCAACCGCTACTTGGGAGCTGAAGGTCTGGGGCTTAGCAGCACCTAAAACCTTGACCTGGGCCGACTTTATAGCCTTGCCTCAATCTGACTTTACTGCCGATTTTCACTGCGTTACAACCTGGTCTAAGCTAGACGTGAAATGGCAGGGCACCAAAGTTACAGATTTCATGCAGGCTATCGAGGTTGATGCTAAAGCTGCCTACGTTATGCTCCACTGCTATGGTGGGTACACCACTAACCTGGCGCTGCCTGACTTTATTCGAGAAGCTAACTTTTTTGCTCATACCCTAGCAGGTGAGCCGCTACCAGCTGAACATGGAGGTCCCCTGCGGTTGGTGGTGCCCCACCTTTATGCCTGGAAAAGTGCCAAGTGGATTAACGGTCTAGAGTTTTTAGAAGAACAAGAACTTGGCTTTTGGGAGCGCAATGGCTATCACGAGCGAGGTGAGCCTTGGGCTGAAGAACGCTACAGCAGCCTCTACTAA
- a CDS encoding cobyrinic acid a,c-diamide synthase: MQDSDPIYVSLPVAAKQWLESLPWEQRRYVLSLCHIMCATPPEVQAEFLDDYTADGLVSRILQDKETQQRVNSYLQRFHIDLILTETVLRRYIRQFYIHSAQDTRQQPGLYLESALKLVASSKERNSVFNYILGFELIKLMFQMSWSQHERLYRLQVNQEDFIRAFIKPIQYAHRLNSVIVPRDEGQFFARRDYFVQRPDLQGRRLIELVIATFTTSAVTSLGLSIICHPKSFQFEYDVIFAPEPQEAIFNQVI, from the coding sequence ATGCAAGACAGCGATCCTATCTATGTCTCCTTGCCGGTTGCCGCTAAGCAGTGGCTAGAGAGCCTGCCTTGGGAACAACGGCGCTATGTGCTGTCCCTCTGCCACATTATGTGTGCGACTCCGCCGGAGGTGCAGGCTGAATTTTTGGACGACTACACCGCAGATGGGTTAGTATCTCGCATTCTTCAAGACAAGGAAACTCAGCAGCGAGTTAACAGCTATCTACAGCGATTTCATATTGACCTGATTTTGACGGAAACCGTTCTTCGGCGCTATATTCGCCAGTTCTATATTCATTCAGCCCAAGACACTCGGCAACAGCCTGGCTTGTATCTTGAATCGGCGCTTAAGCTAGTAGCTAGCAGCAAAGAGCGAAACAGCGTTTTCAACTATATTTTGGGATTTGAGCTGATCAAGCTCATGTTTCAGATGAGCTGGTCCCAGCATGAGCGGCTATACCGGCTGCAGGTCAACCAAGAAGACTTCATCCGCGCCTTTATCAAGCCTATTCAGTACGCTCACCGGCTTAATAGCGTGATTGTGCCTAGGGACGAGGGTCAGTTTTTTGCTCGGCGAGACTACTTTGTGCAGAGACCTGACCTGCAGGGCAGACGATTGATTGAACTGGTGATCGCCACTTTTACAACCTCAGCTGTGACCAGCTTGGGGCTCTCGATCATCTGTCATCCCAAGTCGTTTCAGTTTGAATACGACGTTATCTTTGCCCCTGAACCTCAAGAAGCTATTTTTAATCAGGTAATCTAG
- a CDS encoding peptide ABC transporter substrate-binding protein encodes MASRYAILPLLCLLLLSSCRSSPNSVQTEAASVSREEAVASDTLRLLYWQAPTILNPHFSSGFKDSEASRITLEPLASFNAQGEMVLFLAAEEPSLENGGVAADGRSVTWQLKEGLQWSDGTPFTANDVVFTYEFITNPEVGSTTAGTYESIERVEALDNTTVQIIFKEPNPAWYLVFTGTEGMILPQHLFQDYAGANGREAPANRMPVGTGPYRVAEFRPGDVVVYEPNPNYRAADSLAFKRIELKGGGDATSAARAVLQTGDADFAYNLQVEAPVLQQLEAAGRGEVVTSFGSLVERVILNFTDPNQATPDGERSSLQFPHPFLVDPQVRQALNLAIDRETITERLYGSTGRATTNFLVAPEPFNSSNTTYTYSLDQAQTLLDQAGWVDTNNNGTRDKEGIEMTVVFQTSVNPLRQKTQEIIKQSLEAIGIRVELKSIDASVYFSGDPANSETVERFQADLQMLATGNTNPDPGAYMKTYTCDEITQKANSWSKQNYARYCNPAYDALWEQSNRELNPERRQQIFIQMNDLLVNEAVVLPVVHRADAAGVSNQLVGIDLTPWDLHTWNIAEWQRP; translated from the coding sequence ATGGCTTCCCGATACGCCATTCTCCCCCTACTGTGCTTACTACTGCTCAGCAGCTGCCGATCTAGCCCCAATTCAGTTCAAACCGAAGCAGCTTCAGTCAGTCGTGAGGAAGCTGTAGCTAGCGACACCTTACGGCTACTTTACTGGCAGGCCCCAACCATCCTAAACCCTCACTTCTCTAGCGGGTTTAAAGACTCTGAGGCCAGCCGCATCACTCTAGAACCCCTAGCCAGCTTCAACGCCCAAGGGGAAATGGTTCTATTTTTAGCAGCTGAAGAACCCAGTTTGGAGAATGGTGGCGTTGCTGCCGACGGCCGATCGGTAACTTGGCAGCTCAAGGAAGGGCTCCAATGGTCCGATGGCACTCCCTTCACAGCCAATGATGTCGTCTTCACCTACGAATTTATTACCAATCCTGAGGTCGGTTCTACCACTGCCGGTACCTACGAAAGCATCGAACGGGTAGAAGCGCTCGACAACACCACTGTCCAAATCATCTTTAAAGAACCTAACCCCGCCTGGTACCTTGTTTTCACCGGCACTGAGGGGATGATTTTGCCCCAGCATCTATTTCAAGACTACGCTGGGGCCAATGGCCGAGAAGCTCCAGCTAACCGCATGCCGGTTGGCACCGGCCCTTACCGAGTCGCTGAGTTTCGCCCTGGAGATGTGGTTGTCTACGAGCCCAACCCCAACTACCGGGCAGCCGACAGCCTTGCCTTCAAGCGCATTGAGCTCAAGGGCGGCGGAGACGCCACCTCTGCAGCCCGCGCTGTCCTGCAAACAGGAGATGCCGACTTTGCCTACAACCTACAAGTGGAAGCGCCGGTGCTGCAGCAGTTGGAAGCGGCAGGCCGGGGAGAGGTAGTTACCAGCTTTGGCTCGCTGGTTGAGCGAGTCATCCTCAACTTTACAGATCCTAACCAGGCAACCCCTGATGGGGAGCGCTCCAGTCTGCAATTTCCCCATCCTTTCCTAGTAGATCCGCAAGTTAGGCAAGCCCTTAACCTGGCTATTGACCGAGAAACGATTACCGAGCGGCTTTATGGGAGCACCGGCAGAGCCACAACCAACTTTCTGGTAGCACCCGAGCCCTTTAACTCTAGCAACACTACCTATACCTACAGCCTGGATCAGGCACAGACCTTGCTCGACCAAGCCGGCTGGGTAGACACCAACAACAACGGTACCCGCGACAAAGAAGGCATTGAAATGACAGTCGTTTTTCAAACTTCAGTCAACCCGCTGCGGCAAAAGACTCAGGAAATCATTAAACAATCTCTAGAAGCTATCGGCATAAGAGTTGAGCTGAAGAGTATCGACGCCTCCGTCTACTTCTCAGGCGATCCGGCAAACTCGGAGACTGTAGAGCGGTTTCAGGCTGACCTGCAAATGTTGGCAACTGGCAACACTAACCCCGACCCAGGAGCCTACATGAAAACCTACACCTGTGATGAAATTACTCAAAAAGCCAATAGCTGGTCTAAGCAAAACTACGCCCGCTACTGCAATCCTGCCTACGATGCCCTCTGGGAACAGTCTAATCGAGAGCTTAATCCAGAGCGGCGACAGCAAATTTTTATCCAAATGAATGACTTGTTAGTCAACGAAGCAGTCGTTCTGCCGGTAGTTCATCGCGCCGATGCGGCTGGGGTCAGCAATCAGCTAGTCGGCATCGACCTCACGCCCTGGGATCTCCATACCTGGAACATTGCCGAGTGGCAACGACCCTAA
- the treS gene encoding maltose alpha-D-glucosyltransferase encodes MTLKDDPLWFKSAIIYEVPVRAFADSNGDGIGDFRGLTERLDYLQELGVTAVWVLPFFPSPLRDDGYDIADYTEVNPIYGTLGDFKEFLTAAHQRDIRVIIELIINHTSDQHPWFQRARRAPIGSPERDFYVWSDTPEKYKETRIIFQDFETSNWTWDPVGQAYYWHRFYHHQPDLNYDNPAVQKAVFEVMDFWLDLGVDGLRMDAVPYLYEREGTNCENLPETHAFLKQLRAYVDEKYPNRMLLAEANQWPEDAAAYYGDGDECHMNFHFPLMPRLFMALRMEDNFPIHDILQQTPAIPDNCQWGLFLRNHDELTLEMVTDEDRDYMYRVYAHDPEMRVNLGIRRRLAPLLENDRRQIELLNSLLLALPGTPVLYYGDEIGMGDNVYVGDRNGVRTPMQWTPDRNAGFSRANPHRLYLPLIVDSEYHYNTVNVEAQRANPNSLLNWMKRLISTRKRYQALGQGDFQMLHPDNRKVLAFTRTHEDEQILVVANLSRFVQTVQLDLLGFKGRVPVEIFGRTEFPAIEEQPYFLSLGPYAFYWFTLKLQPSQMQLQPQIDLPTLTVADPWSTVLQQPALRERLEALLPDYLLRNNWLPKGRHIARTAQIIEVIPLPHDGREAQLLALRVEYTQGDPDIYLLALTQAEGEQALHLLTENPQAVVARLRRPGNDEVAVLVDAIADKSFLMGLLDTIAHNRTYRGKTGELVAHATELFEAFGGSSLQGEPLLLKGEFNNTSIIYSGEVVKEGIMPQLILKLFRKAGEGTNPDLEIRRFLDQQRFEHITSVAGCLEYRRPKEEPTTVGILQQYVPDAQSAWEYSLDSLRSFFDQVAVQQADLMAVPVPQGSLLSLRSVFDLALDSEIPLGSEAGPFPLSSNLVPTSAADVPTVKAFISHAIGSYLANVQLLGQRTAELHLALTSDPKNPDFAPEPFTTFYQRSIYQYDRNIAGRVFLLLKERMPLLPEDAKPLAQRVLSLQQDLLEHFRRVLDLKITALRARYHGDYHLGQVLYTGKDFYIIDFEGEAALNLNERRMKRSPLRDVASMLQSFHYAVTQAFEDEVESGMIHPEQRDRMQQWAHFWERWVSAGFLHAYLTAAQESTFLPKTQQELEVLLDNYSLTKVLSDLGYRLINNPSQVKVPLERVLQFTKGSPVHR; translated from the coding sequence ATGACCTTAAAAGATGACCCCCTGTGGTTTAAGAGCGCCATTATCTATGAAGTACCGGTTAGAGCCTTTGCAGACAGTAATGGGGACGGTATCGGCGACTTTCGAGGCTTGACAGAAAGGCTGGACTATCTGCAGGAGCTGGGGGTCACGGCGGTTTGGGTACTTCCCTTTTTCCCGTCGCCACTGCGGGATGATGGCTACGATATCGCAGATTATACTGAAGTCAACCCAATCTACGGCACCCTAGGAGACTTTAAGGAGTTCCTAACCGCTGCTCACCAGCGGGATATCCGAGTGATTATTGAGCTAATCATTAATCACACGTCTGACCAACACCCGTGGTTTCAACGTGCTCGGCGGGCACCAATAGGCAGCCCTGAACGAGATTTTTATGTCTGGAGCGATACACCAGAGAAATATAAAGAGACTCGAATCATCTTTCAGGATTTTGAGACCTCGAACTGGACCTGGGATCCGGTGGGGCAAGCCTATTACTGGCACCGCTTCTATCACCATCAGCCTGACTTGAATTACGACAATCCGGCGGTTCAAAAGGCTGTATTTGAGGTGATGGACTTTTGGCTGGATCTGGGCGTGGATGGCCTCAGAATGGATGCAGTCCCTTACTTATACGAGCGAGAAGGAACTAACTGTGAGAACCTGCCTGAAACCCATGCCTTTCTGAAGCAGCTACGGGCCTACGTGGATGAAAAGTATCCTAATCGGATGCTGCTAGCGGAGGCTAACCAGTGGCCAGAAGACGCTGCTGCCTACTATGGCGATGGCGATGAGTGCCACATGAATTTCCATTTTCCGCTGATGCCCCGACTCTTCATGGCGCTGCGGATGGAGGATAACTTCCCAATTCACGATATTTTGCAGCAGACTCCGGCGATTCCTGACAACTGCCAGTGGGGCCTGTTTCTGCGGAACCACGATGAGCTGACGCTGGAAATGGTCACGGATGAGGACCGGGACTATATGTACCGGGTCTATGCCCATGACCCAGAGATGCGGGTGAACCTGGGGATTCGCCGTCGTTTGGCCCCGCTGCTGGAGAACGATCGCAGACAAATTGAGCTGCTCAACAGTCTGCTGCTGGCGCTGCCGGGCACCCCAGTTTTGTATTACGGGGACGAGATCGGCATGGGCGACAACGTCTATGTGGGCGATCGCAACGGGGTGCGCACGCCGATGCAGTGGACTCCTGACCGTAACGCTGGATTTAGCCGGGCCAATCCCCACCGCCTTTATCTGCCGCTGATTGTAGATTCGGAGTACCACTACAACACGGTAAATGTGGAGGCGCAGCGGGCTAACCCCAACTCGCTGTTGAACTGGATGAAGCGGCTGATCTCTACCCGCAAGCGCTATCAGGCGTTGGGGCAGGGCGATTTTCAAATGCTGCACCCAGATAACCGTAAGGTGCTGGCCTTTACCCGTACCCATGAAGATGAGCAGATTTTGGTGGTGGCTAACCTGTCTCGCTTTGTGCAGACGGTGCAGCTCGATTTGCTTGGGTTTAAGGGTCGGGTGCCGGTTGAGATCTTTGGCCGCACAGAGTTTCCGGCGATTGAGGAGCAGCCCTACTTCCTTAGCCTTGGGCCTTATGCATTCTACTGGTTTACTCTGAAGCTACAGCCCAGCCAGATGCAGCTTCAGCCGCAGATCGATCTGCCCACGCTGACAGTGGCAGATCCTTGGTCAACGGTGCTGCAGCAGCCGGCACTGCGGGAGCGGCTAGAGGCGCTGTTGCCAGACTACCTGCTGCGCAACAACTGGCTACCGAAGGGACGGCACATTGCCCGTACCGCCCAAATTATTGAGGTCATTCCTCTGCCCCACGATGGCCGAGAGGCTCAGCTACTGGCGCTGCGGGTTGAGTATACCCAGGGCGATCCGGATATTTACCTGCTGGCTCTAACCCAGGCTGAAGGGGAACAGGCACTGCATTTGCTGACTGAAAATCCCCAGGCAGTTGTAGCCCGTCTGCGCCGACCAGGCAACGATGAGGTGGCGGTGCTGGTGGATGCGATCGCAGACAAATCCTTCCTCATGGGGCTGCTCGACACCATTGCCCATAACCGCACCTATCGAGGCAAAACCGGTGAGCTAGTTGCCCACGCCACCGAGCTGTTTGAAGCCTTTGGCGGCAGTAGCTTGCAGGGAGAGCCGCTGTTGCTCAAGGGCGAGTTTAATAACACCTCCATCATCTACTCCGGCGAGGTGGTAAAGGAAGGGATAATGCCCCAGCTGATTTTAAAGCTATTCCGCAAAGCCGGAGAGGGTACCAACCCAGACCTGGAAATCCGTCGATTCTTAGATCAGCAGCGCTTCGAGCACATTACCTCAGTGGCAGGCTGCCTGGAGTACCGCCGTCCTAAGGAAGAACCCACGACTGTCGGGATCTTGCAGCAGTATGTGCCCGATGCTCAAAGCGCTTGGGAGTACTCCTTAGACAGCCTACGCAGCTTCTTTGATCAGGTGGCGGTGCAGCAGGCTGATTTGATGGCTGTGCCGGTGCCGCAGGGATCTCTGTTGTCTTTACGGAGCGTCTTTGACCTAGCTCTCGATAGCGAGATACCCCTGGGCAGTGAAGCTGGGCCATTTCCCCTGTCCTCTAATCTGGTGCCCACCTCAGCCGCAGATGTGCCCACAGTTAAGGCATTTATTTCCCATGCCATTGGTTCCTACCTAGCTAATGTGCAGCTCTTAGGTCAGCGCACAGCGGAACTGCACCTGGCCTTGACCTCAGATCCCAAAAATCCTGATTTTGCCCCAGAACCGTTTACGACCTTTTACCAGCGTTCGATCTATCAATACGATCGCAACATCGCAGGCCGGGTCTTTTTGCTGCTGAAGGAGCGAATGCCTTTGCTTCCAGAGGATGCTAAGCCATTGGCCCAAAGGGTTTTGAGCCTACAGCAGGATCTTTTAGAGCACTTCCGCCGAGTGCTAGATCTCAAAATTACGGCTCTGCGAGCGCGCTATCACGGCGACTACCATCTAGGGCAGGTGCTCTATACCGGTAAGGACTTTTACATCATTGACTTTGAAGGCGAAGCTGCCCTCAATCTCAATGAACGCCGAATGAAGCGATCGCCCTTGCGAGATGTGGCCAGTATGCTGCAATCCTTCCACTACGCGGTCACCCAGGCCTTTGAGGATGAGGTTGAAAGCGGCATGATCCACCCGGAACAGCGCGATCGCATGCAGCAGTGGGCGCACTTCTGGGAGCGCTGGGTAAGCGCCGGCTTCCTCCACGCTTACCTGACAGCGGCCCAAGAGAGCACCTTCCTGCCCAAAACCCAGCAGGAACTGGAGGTGCTGCTAGACAATTACTCGCTTACCAAGGTTCTCTCTGATCTGGGCTATCGATTGATTAATAACCCCAGCCAAGTCAAAGTGCCGCTAGAGCGAGTGCTGCAGTTCACTAAAGGATCGCCAGTCCACCGATAG
- a CDS encoding cation diffusion facilitator family transporter, translating to MADQRRPLRRLLILVMGFAAIEWVVGGFSHSLALQSDAGHMLADGWAIILALTASWLTRLMLARKSAGRPRLDVASALINSFGLLVMAGLISWEAVKHLIAPPQAIFSEPMLITAIIGLVINGLGVWMLHGENHQDLNVRGAFLHVLADLASSVGVIAGAIAISTFHWFWLDGAISLTVALLIGGSAIPLIRQSIRSLQITQPSLQELGLLEIGSTDLEALLTARNRT from the coding sequence GTGGCTGACCAACGCCGGCCGCTGCGCAGGCTCTTAATCCTGGTCATGGGGTTTGCAGCGATTGAGTGGGTCGTGGGCGGGTTCAGCCACAGCTTGGCTCTACAGTCAGACGCGGGGCATATGCTAGCTGACGGCTGGGCCATTATTTTGGCGCTCACGGCTAGTTGGCTGACCCGGCTCATGCTAGCGCGTAAATCCGCAGGTCGGCCTCGTTTAGACGTGGCTTCAGCTTTGATTAATAGCTTTGGTCTGCTGGTGATGGCTGGGTTAATCAGTTGGGAGGCCGTTAAGCATTTGATTGCCCCTCCCCAAGCTATCTTTAGTGAACCCATGCTGATAACAGCAATCATTGGCCTAGTGATCAACGGTCTAGGCGTATGGATGCTGCACGGCGAAAATCATCAGGACTTAAATGTGCGGGGCGCATTTTTGCATGTGTTGGCTGATCTTGCCAGTTCGGTGGGGGTAATTGCGGGTGCGATCGCAATTTCAACCTTCCACTGGTTCTGGCTCGATGGCGCTATTAGTCTAACTGTCGCCCTGCTAATCGGGGGCAGCGCCATTCCTTTGATTCGCCAAAGCATTCGCTCCCTACAGATAACACAACCGAGTTTGCAAGAGCTTGGCCTTCTCGAAATCGGCTCAACGGACCTAGAAGCCCTCTTAACTGCGCGCAACCGCACCTGA
- a CDS encoding precorrin-8X methylmutase, whose protein sequence is MEWHISDAQSLRIIDQEIGEHAFSPSEYEIVRRVIYATADFEYKSLIHFSDQALQSGAAALAARTTIIVDLPMAQVGITPSIQATFANPVYCSMDALTRPQKGKSRAAWGIETLAKRYPEGIFVIGSSHTALATLVDLIEEDQVRPALVVGTPAGFLDVDVLKARLQDTLIPHIRINGRKGSAVVATAILNGLIDLAWQAYGREAQQMG, encoded by the coding sequence ATGGAATGGCACATATCCGATGCTCAAAGTCTGAGAATCATCGACCAAGAAATCGGTGAGCACGCATTTTCTCCCTCAGAATACGAAATTGTCCGTCGGGTTATCTATGCCACCGCTGACTTTGAGTACAAATCCCTCATTCACTTCTCAGATCAGGCTTTACAGTCGGGGGCTGCAGCTTTAGCCGCCCGCACTACTATCATTGTAGATCTGCCGATGGCGCAGGTCGGTATTACGCCCAGCATTCAAGCCACCTTTGCCAATCCGGTGTATTGCAGTATGGATGCCCTGACCCGGCCCCAAAAGGGAAAGAGCCGGGCTGCCTGGGGCATTGAGACGCTGGCCAAACGCTACCCTGAGGGCATCTTTGTCATTGGCTCTTCTCATACCGCTCTGGCCACGCTGGTAGATTTGATCGAAGAAGACCAGGTGCGACCGGCGTTGGTCGTTGGTACCCCAGCCGGTTTTCTCGATGTCGATGTCCTCAAAGCCCGCCTGCAGGACACCCTCATCCCGCATATCCGGATTAACGGTCGTAAAGGGAGTGCCGTAGTTGCTACCGCCATTCTCAACGGCCTGATTGACTTAGCCTGGCAGGCTTACGGCCGCGAAGCACAACAGATGGGCTAG